The sequence GCCGGCTTTGCACCTAAAGCAATAATCGTTTCGGCTTTGGCCGCATCACTGCTAATGACTGTCACATCATGGCCTTTTTCAATTAATAAAATGGCCAGTGGCTTACTGATATTGCCTAATGATCCTGTTACAATGATTTTCATATGATTATGATTTTAGGTAAATGTAGACCTGCCTGAAAATCCTCACGTAGCCGAATACGGTCTGGTTGTAGCCAAATCCTTGTAACTTTACCAGATGAAAGCAGGTCAATTTATACACGCCAGTTCGCTACTGGATGCCAGCATATTTGAAGATGTCATTATTTTCATTACTGAACAGGATGAAAAAGGAGCGATGGGATTTGTGGTGAATAAACAATTTTCCCGTGGACTGACTGAGCTGGAGGAGTTTAAAAACGGGAAACCATTCCCTTTGTATGAAGGAGGACCGGTGGACCAGGAACATCTTTTCTTTGTACACCAACGACCTGACCTGATTCCGGATGGTACACATATAAGTGATAAAGTGTACTATGGCGGCGATTTTAAAACCGCCGTAGCACATATCAATAAGGGTACCCTTACGACCCAGGATATTAAAATATTTATCGGTTATTGTGGATGGGATAATACCGAGCTGGAAGCTGAAATTGAAGAAGGTAGCTGGACGGTGGCAGCGACAGGCGCACTTTTTTAGTTTCGATTCAAATACAGTTTACTTAATCACCTCCTGAAACACAGCATGATCTGCTATCTTATGATACAATATGTCATGCCCTGTATTATTCACATGCACACCATCGCCATAAGCCACCGCTGCCCTGATCGTTCCATCTTCAGCAGCCAGGGTATCATACACATTGCTAAAATGCTCGCCAAAAGCTGCCTGCATCTTTACATTCAGGTTTTTCAACCGTATTCTGTAAGCCGCATCCGGGAAGTTGCGCGGTTGTGTACCGAATATAATGTACTTCACCTTCGCTGAATCCAGCAAACGGATCATCTCATTGAAGTTGTCCATAATCTCATCATCTGTATAATCATATGCCACATCATTGGTTGGATATGACATGATCACCAGCGAAGGCCGGAAAGACAATGCAGCCGTAATGTTGTGAAGGGTATCAGTCGCAGGGCGACCAGGTTTAGTAAAGCTCTTTGGAATCCCCTGGTAAGTGGTGAGCCCGAATATTCCAAGGTTGAAATAACTAAGTACCCGCTTATTCTCCTTTGTAGACAGCTTTAACCTGTTTACCCAGGAAGAATCAGTTGGACTGGCTCCCATGCCTGCGGCAGTGGAAGAACCAATAATAACAATGGTGGCGGAATCTGTCTTTGTAGGCGCCGGGTTAGTCGGTGTAGTTGGAGTTGTCCCGGGTTCTTTTATGTCAGCATTCTCATTTTTACCACACGAAATAAACAAGATTGCTAGGGTAAAGCAACAATATAGGTAATGTTTCACGGCAGTAAAGTTATTATTCGATGGTAAATCATCGTTCACACCTTCATGCTATGCCGCATGGTATATATAATTAATTTATTATCAACTTATATGCATTACTAATTTTGAATCATTCCTAGTGGTTAAACGCGCGCAAACCAGTCTCTACAACTCTTCTACCCCTCATCCAGTACGCTTCAATTTTTATTCGTACTGGCTTTACGCTTATATCGTGTCAACTTCACCTCCGCCGGGTTCAATTCATGAAACCCGATACCCAAAAACCGCTTTACCAATTTCCCGGGCACCCTGAAATCTTTCGCAAACCTTACCATTTCCCTGATCTCATGTCGTGACAATCCATCTTCTTCCATTTCTTCCAATTCCTCCTCCTCAAATAATGGCTCATCAGGCGCCTCCTGCTCTTCCAACAACGGATTGCCAAATTCAAAATACACCTCCTCCTCTGAGCCATATTTAGTACGAATCCTGGTACCTTCTTTAAACACTGCATATCCATACACCCCCACCGTCGAATTCTCAAGCAATACCCCTATCTCCGCCTCCGGAAAAATATCTATCATTGCCTTTGCCTGTACGCCCAATCCTGCAGATAAAAACTCAAATGGCAACTCCTTGTCCACTAAAATCAAACAATCATTATATTCCCCCGCAAACAACGTTTCCGGTTTATTCGTCTCAAATAAATTTACTTCCTGCCCAGATTCGAAATCTTTTAACAAAAGATCTTTGTCGTAAGCGCCTTTTACAAACACATAATATTTATTCCATGCCATGTACAACTACTTTATAAAACCGGTGTAATGTACTCTCTTTTTTAGAGACATCTCCGCAATCAGATTATCCCAAACATTCTTCGGGTTTTAATCATTAATATCAATAGCCGTCGACTCATCAACCTCATTTACAAAACCAGTATCTTCGCCCCTCAAAATTCAACAGACAATGAACACCCCAATCACCTATGTCGAAGGCGATCTGCTGGTAGCTGCCAAAGCCGGAAAATTCGATGCCATTGTACACGGCTGTAACTGCTTCTGCACACAAAAAAAGGGCATAGCTCCCCTTATCGCCAAAGCTTTCGGTTCGGACAAATTCCCCCTTGAAACAAAGCAATACAAGGGCGACCGAACTAAACTCGGCAAAATAGATTACCAAACAGTAACCCTTCCCAGCCAACAAGGGCTCACTATCATCAACGCCTATACTCAATACGACTACAGAGGCGAAAAACCTTTCGACCCTCTCGCATTCCGGCATTGCATGCAGGCAATAAACAGCCTGTTCAAAGGCGCACATATTGGCATGCCTTTGATCGGTGCTGGTCTTGCGGGCGGAGATTGGGATGAAATCAGTAAAATAATTGCGGCAGAATTAACAAACTGCCAGGTCACAGTAGTCCGTTTACAGCAACGATAACCGTTGCTCTAATAATTTGATCTTACCTGTCCAATAGCCTTTTGCTTCTTCCTTTTCTTTGTTGGTTTCCTGTCGCAACTGTTGCAATTCACCATTGTAAATGGTGATCAAACCGTTCAGATGCGTCTTTAATCCTTCCGTCGTATTAGGGATATACCCGGGTCCGGAGCAACCGCAAGAGTGAAAAGCGATGCCCACTGAATATAATACACGCAGGTGTTCCCATGCCTTAATTTTCCCTTTCCCAGGAGCTTCGAAGTCCATGCCCATATCAGCCATCAGCTCCCCACAATCGGGGCACTTGGCCAATTTGGCATGTGCATGCCCACCCGTTCCGGAACAGGAACAGTCATCAGAAATACGCCTCTTAAAGGTCTTACGGCATTTAAAACAAGCATAGTGTGGCTTGTATACGGAAAATCCATATCGACACATATATACAGTTAATTAGGGTAAAGTGATGCAAAGATACTACCCTCCTGCCATAGCATTTCTTTATAAAATGTTATAATTTGTCAATGCAATTGTCTTTTGTTCCTGAACAACGCAACAGCCTTAGTAAAAAAAAACGGCACTACAAAATGCCGCTGTTAAATGTAGTCAGTTATCGATCATCAACTCCTGCAAATTCAATGGGAACCAATACCTTTGGTATGATGCAGTTACGCAACAAGACTGGTAAATAATTTTTAGTCTTTAAAATCCATCAACTAGTTTTTATCTTTATTTCATGAGTACCACCTACCAACCCATCAATTGCGACTACTACGACCGTTTGGAGGCCTGGGCCACCATGCGCACCATCTGCCTCATCCGTTTCACATCCGAAGATGGCCAGGTGCAGGAAGTCTCCTCGCGCATCGCCGATCTCTTCGTCCTTGAAAAAGTGGAATACATGCGTCTTGAAAATGGCGTCGTATTAAGACTCGATACCCTTATCGACGTCAATAATATCCCCCTACCCAATCAATGCTAAAAGAACAGCCGCCATCCATCTTCATTATTTCCCACCATCGTTTTCCCATAGAGCGTGATCTTAAACATCGTACAGGAGAATACATTCTGGCATAATAAAACTATACATACAGTCAGCAATAGCGGTTCATAAAGTGAATTTCATCTATAATGTTTATTCTTCGAAAACCTTACATTTACAATATGTCAGCACAACAGGAAATCATTATCATTGGGGCCGGCGCTGCTGGTCTTATAGCAGCTAAAGATCTCTCCACTCAACACAACGTCACCATACTGGAAGCACGGCCACAAGCGGGTGGCAGAACGACTACCCTCTACCCTGCACCCGGTATTCATATTGAAACCGGTGCTGAATTCATACATGGCGAACTGCCCATCACCCTGTCTTTGTTACAGGAAGCAGGTATTCCCTATCACCCCATCAATGAGGAAATGGCCCTTGCGGAAAACGGGGAACTCAAACAGGAAGAAAGCTGGATTGAAGATTGGGATAACCTGATCGAACATATGGGCAAAGCCGCTGAAACGACCACCATGCAGCAATTGCTGGATCAATATTACCCTGCCGATCAATATGCAGAACTTCGTGATCATGTACAGGGATATGTGGAAGGATACGACCTCGCTGACCTGAACAAGGTAAGCGTAAAATATCTGTACGATGAATGGACACTGGAACAAGGCACCAACTTCAGAATTGAAAACGGCTACACTGCCCTGATCAATTACCTTGGCAAAGGATGTACAATTATCACGAACCAAACCGTGCAAATCATCTCCTGGGAACCGGGAAAGGTGACGGTCACAACACAGGACCGGACCTACACCGCACACAAAGTACTCGTCACCGTTCCTATCAATATCCTACAAAACGAAAGCATACAGTTTTCCCTTGCTCTCCCAGCATATACAGCTGCGGCACGGCAGATCGGATGGGGAACCGTTATTAAGTTCAACCTGCTTTTCAAACAGGCTTTCTGGAAAAGAGATATCGGGTTTGTGTTAAGTGATGAGGAAGTGCCGGTATGGTGGACGCAATCTGAAGATAGCTTAATTCTTACCGGGTGGCTGGGAGGCCCGCATGCAGCAGGACCTCAATCTGATCTATTGGCCAAAGCACTCAACTCGCTTTCTAAAATATTTAATGTAACAAACATTGCGGACCTGTTGGAGCAAAGTTTTATCCATAACTGGTCAACAGAACAAGCCATACATGGAGGCTACTCCTACGGCATGCCTGGTTCTGAAAAGGCAAAGGCAGTATTGACCACGCCCGTTGCAGATACTATTTACTTTGCAGGAGAAGCACTCTACACCGGCGATAGTCCTGGTACCGTAGAAGCCGCACTACACAGTGGAAAAGAGATAACGATCAAAATAAAAAGCCCCCAATAAAAGGGGGCTTTCTACTATCACTTAATGCTTAGGCTTAGGTATCACTTTGTACTTTCCATCCTCTATCAGATCCTTTAACCACACCCCATACTTTTTCTTATTAATTTTCTCATTATACTCCTCATCCAGCACCACTCTGCCCTTCACAATCTCATAATAGATATAAGGCACATAATACACTGAATCCGCAGCTGGATAAGGCGCCACTGTATATGCACCGCCTACTTCCAGGTTCTGGTCATGGTCATAATCCCTGATATCAGAAGACACGACATTCCCGATAGAATCCGCCTTGCTATTATTTACACTGAAAATTATCAGATCTTTAACGTCTGCACCGCGACTTACTTCCAGAAATAAAAATACATTGCCTCCATTTTCAATGAGCTTATTGCGCCTGCTATCTAAAAACTCCGCACCATTACTCAGCAGATACGTACGGTTACCATTTACAAAAATGGTCCCTTTATTAATATTGATCTGCTGGTTCTTTGTGCTTACGAAGTGAAAATTTGATTTTTGTCCAAAGGCTGGCAGCGTTATAAATGCCAGCAGACAATGTCTGAGTTTTAATTTCATAGTGTAGTTGTTAATATCGGGTAGAAACTTAAACATTTTTTGCGAAAAAACCTTTTACTGATTCCTGTTGTTGTAAAATCATGTGGCGTTACCTTTTTCTGTTAGTAATTTTTCCTGCTACACTGTATGCTCAAAAAACAGACTCGGCTTATATTCAGCCATTTCAAAGGAAAAATACAGTTGAGCTATATGCGGGAACGTATAGCACGACGTTTAAATTCAGGACCCACCAAAACAGACAGCGTAATTATAAACTGGCTGTGAACAGCAGTGGGTACCTGGGAGGCGATGTGAGTTATAAATGGCTATACCTGCAATATTCTGTCAATATACCCGGTACAGAACTGGACAATAAGGCAAAGTATCACTATCGGCTCATCAGGATGCAGTTTGGTAGTCATGCGGTGAGCGTAGAGCCGTTTTATAACGCCTATAATGGATTACTGATACCCAATCATGACCACAGGGGATATGAAGCCTTCCAGGGGATTGATTTTACGAATGCGGGACTCGATCTCTTTTATTATATCAATCATAGGAAATACTCTTACAAAGCAGCCACTTCCTTTTCCGAACAACAGCTGCAATCTGCGGGTTCTGTATTCCTGGTAGCAACACCGCTCTGGCATCAGATCAGGTGGAAAAAACCGACGCCACATCTGATATCAGACTCATCTACTTATAATTTATTATCTTCTAACCCCTCGTGGTTGTCGCTGGTATTTAAGGCAGGATACACCCACAATATCGTTCTGGGACAGCATAAGTGGATCATTGCACCTGCGGTAATATTTGGTGCAGGGGCTTTGCATGAATTAAATACAGATAATAAGAGACTGCAGGCGGTGACTGATATGCAGGGCTGGATCAATGCGGGGTATAATGGCGATAAGTATTATGCATACCTCAATGCCTCGTGGGAAAATCTGAATACGAATTTATTAGTGAAAGATATGCACCGGACAGATTGGAACCTGAGTTTTACACTGGGATATCGGTTTGCACATCTGCCTAAAAAGATCTTAGGAGTATTATAAAAAAAGCCGCAATCACTTGCGGCTTTTCAAATCCATTATTGCTGCTGCGTTTCCGGCTGAGTTTGTTCCTGTGGCTGCTGCTGTTGCGACTGTTGTCTCCGTTCCATCTGCTGTTTGTAATAATTCCTCTTGGCGTCATACACAGCATTGTCTCGTTCTCTTTTCAACTGTCTTACCTCCTGCCTTCTCTCTCTACCACTCAGGTCTCTATCCATTTTCACAGAGGCGATCCTGTCGGCATAGTCATTTTTAATGTCCATCACCTGCATATCGAGTTTAGTAGGTCGATAAGGAGCCGCATAGTAAGGGTATCCATACCCCAAACCCCAGCCAAATGGTGAATAGAATGGGCTGTAGTAACCAAAACCACCGCCTACTATGACGGTTGTCCGTCCTCCCCCATGAAAGCCTCCGCCACCATGTCCGGGACCCATTGCAAAAGCACCTGTCGCCATTACGGTCATCGTTAACGCAATTATTATCTTTTTCATGACTCCTCCTTTTCTTTTTATAGTTATTAGACTCTCGTTTAAAGGAAAGATTTAATGATCAGAAGATTTTAGCAAAGCGTTAACATATTGACATTTAATTTATTATAAGAGGCAGCGGCGTACGTTTTGCATGCTTTCTTCCCCTGAAAAATAAGTACAAATTAAAGAACAACATCACGCCCAGATATATACAAAATCCACCAATCTTCATACTCAACACTTCCATTAGTGTACGATTACTCTCCACTTCCTGCGCGATCTCCATGATAAAAAAAGCAAAGCCTAAATTCAATAAATAAAACCCCGTCTCGAACAACTTATTTGTGGCCAGCGCAATATCTTCCTTACCATGAAAAATTTCCAGCATAAACACCCTGCCATTTTTGAAAAGCGTATGCGCTACATACCAGGTTACAAAAATGACTACAGGAAGATAAATGAGGTAAGCAATGAAGTTCATATTGTATAGTTTTAATGTGATGAAATTCTATTTTTGATCAGTAAAATGGCCGCCATGTTGCAATAATGCATCACTGCCAGGGTTAATAAGATCCTGCCCGTCATAGTCGTGATACTAGTGAGGATTTCCAGCCAGGTATGCACCGTACTCCAACAACTGATCATGATAGCCGCATACCCTAAATTCACGAGGTAATACCCCACCAGCAAGATCTTATTGATAAAATCAGTCAGCGATACATCCCCCTGCAACAACCCCAGGATGTATAACCGGCCGTTCCGGAAAAAGAGTAAACCCACCCTGACGGTGACCAGGTAAGTGATGAACAGGTAGATGATATATGCAAGGATATTCATAACAGTACAAACCTAGTACAGTTTATCGTATTTTCAAAATATTCTGAAAGTTTAGTACTTACCGCATAAGAAAAAAGCAGGCAATTGCCTGCTAATCAACTTATAATCTTTCTAATTCTTTTAAATATTCATATTGCAAGTCTTCATGCTGCCCCTCTATCGCCTTCCGGATCTTCTTCATCTGCCCCATATATATCGTGACCAATGCCGGACTCTCTCCTACTTTTATGCCCGCTTTCTTAATCTTCATTAAAAAGTACAACAGCAACTCTATCTCCGCCACCTTCGACCCCGTATACTTTATCTGCTTACTCACTCCCCTCAATATCTTTCTCAAATGCTTCTTCACATAATAAATGTTCGTCTTCGGCTGGGTAGTAAACGCCTCATCCATTTCCAGCTTCACGGCGGCTATATATCCCTGCAGATCTTCCTCTTCGAATAACAAATAAGACAACAACTCTTTATTGTCATTCTTAAACTTCGCCAACCGCAAACATACCTCCATTAGCCTCGCCGGGGGCAATGCCTGCAATTCTTTCTTTATTTCACTGAT is a genomic window of Chitinophaga sp. LS1 containing:
- a CDS encoding DUF4421 family protein, which translates into the protein MWRYLFLLVIFPATLYAQKTDSAYIQPFQRKNTVELYAGTYSTTFKFRTHQNRQRNYKLAVNSSGYLGGDVSYKWLYLQYSVNIPGTELDNKAKYHYRLIRMQFGSHAVSVEPFYNAYNGLLIPNHDHRGYEAFQGIDFTNAGLDLFYYINHRKYSYKAATSFSEQQLQSAGSVFLVATPLWHQIRWKKPTPHLISDSSTYNLLSSNPSWLSLVFKAGYTHNIVLGQHKWIIAPAVIFGAGALHELNTDNKRLQAVTDMQGWINAGYNGDKYYAYLNASWENLNTNLLVKDMHRTDWNLSFTLGYRFAHLPKKILGVL
- a CDS encoding NAD(P)/FAD-dependent oxidoreductase; translated protein: MSAQQEIIIIGAGAAGLIAAKDLSTQHNVTILEARPQAGGRTTTLYPAPGIHIETGAEFIHGELPITLSLLQEAGIPYHPINEEMALAENGELKQEESWIEDWDNLIEHMGKAAETTTMQQLLDQYYPADQYAELRDHVQGYVEGYDLADLNKVSVKYLYDEWTLEQGTNFRIENGYTALINYLGKGCTIITNQTVQIISWEPGKVTVTTQDRTYTAHKVLVTVPINILQNESIQFSLALPAYTAAARQIGWGTVIKFNLLFKQAFWKRDIGFVLSDEEVPVWWTQSEDSLILTGWLGGPHAAGPQSDLLAKALNSLSKIFNVTNIADLLEQSFIHNWSTEQAIHGGYSYGMPGSEKAKAVLTTPVADTIYFAGEALYTGDSPGTVEAALHSGKEITIKIKSPQ
- a CDS encoding SGNH/GDSL hydrolase family protein, with the protein product MFISCGKNENADIKEPGTTPTTPTNPAPTKTDSATIVIIGSSTAAGMGASPTDSSWVNRLKLSTKENKRVLSYFNLGIFGLTTYQGIPKSFTKPGRPATDTLHNITAALSFRPSLVIMSYPTNDVAYDYTDDEIMDNFNEMIRLLDSAKVKYIIFGTQPRNFPDAAYRIRLKNLNVKMQAAFGEHFSNVYDTLAAEDGTIRAAVAYGDGVHVNNTGHDILYHKIADHAVFQEVIK
- a CDS encoding YqgE/AlgH family protein, whose amino-acid sequence is MKAGQFIHASSLLDASIFEDVIIFITEQDEKGAMGFVVNKQFSRGLTELEEFKNGKPFPLYEGGPVDQEHLFFVHQRPDLIPDGTHISDKVYYGGDFKTAVAHINKGTLTTQDIKIFIGYCGWDNTELEAEIEEGSWTVAATGALF
- a CDS encoding macro domain-containing protein, which produces MNTPITYVEGDLLVAAKAGKFDAIVHGCNCFCTQKKGIAPLIAKAFGSDKFPLETKQYKGDRTKLGKIDYQTVTLPSQQGLTIINAYTQYDYRGEKPFDPLAFRHCMQAINSLFKGAHIGMPLIGAGLAGGDWDEISKIIAAELTNCQVTVVRLQQR